TGATGCGCACGAAGAATGTGCAGAAGCGCCTATATCTCGGCGATGTCGTGCGGATCACGCCAAGCGAGCCCATCAAGGATGAGAAGTTCCTCCGCCAAGGTGACACCCTCATCTCCAGCGCCAATAGCTGGAACCTTGTCGGGAGGTGCTGCTTCGTGGACGACCTCCCGGAAAGGTTCGTCATCGGAGGTTTCGTTGTAGCTCTGCGACCGAGCAGTCGCATCGATCCGCTGTTCCTACATCAGTGGTTCAGCGGCCCCGAGGTCCAGGCGACAGTTCGTAGCTTCGGTAATCGGACCACGAACATCTCGAACCTCGACATTAGCCGCACCAAATCATTGCTTCTCCCTCTCCCGCCACTTCGCCTGCAGCAGGAGTTCGCCGACAAGGTCGAGGCGATTCATGCCGAGCGCGCCCGCGTCGCTCGTGCGCTCGAAGCCGACGACGAGCTCTTCGCTGCCCTCCAGCACCGAGCCTTCCGCGGGGAGCTGTGATGGCAGAGTCGTCGGCGCGGCCGACTGCGGCCCTATACGTCGACGGCTTCAACCTGTACCGGCGTCTTCTGGAGGGCCAGCCGCAGGACAAGTGGCTCGACCTCGAAGCGCTCGCCGAGCGGTTGCTTCCCGAGTTCGAGGTCGTGGCCGTTCGGTACTTCACGGCGGTGATCAAGCCGCTGCCCGGCAAGGATCGAAACGCTCCCCAGCGTCAGCAGGCGTACTTGCGAGCACTGCGCACTCTGCCGCGCACGAGCATCTTCGAGGGCAAGTTCCGCGTGGACACACGTGTGATGCCGGTGCACCCGGTCGAGCTGCTCGCAGATGGTTCGGCGAAGACCGTGCGGGTCAAGAAGACGGAGGAGAAGGGGTCCGACGTCGCGCTCGCCAGCATGCTCCTCGTCGATGCCATGCGCGGGCTTGCCGACTGCTTCGTGGTGCTGAGCAACGACTCCGATCTCGTGATGCCGATCCGCATGGTGAAGGAGGAACTGGGGCGGCAGGTCGGGATCCTGTCACCGGTCGACGAGAAGCGCTCGAGCAACGAACTGCGCCAGCTCGATCTCGACCTCTTCCGGCGAGTGCCGGTCTCGGCGCTCGCCGAGTGCCAGCTCCCTGACGAGCTCAGCGATGAGCACGGCACGGTGAGGCGCCCCGAGAAGTGGAGCATAAATTCCGAAGGCCCCGCCGAAGCGAGGCCTTCTAACCAGTAGCCGAAGCATCTGGGGGTGTACGTATCAGCGTAGCCGATACCGGCAGGTGCGGTAACCGGTTATCCGCGAGGAACGCATCCCTGGGCGTCTTTCCCGGTCACCCGCGTTGAACAACCTCTCACCCGCCACCGACATTCCCGTCACGGGCCGGATCTGCCGACCACACGCGATGTCGCACGGCGCCGATACGCTGATCCTGACTTCTGTGTGATCGGGGGATCGGTGAGCAACTTCGGGTTCATCCGCGACGAGTGGCCGGAGCTGTATGAGGCGTGTCAGCGGGCGGAGTCGTACGTTCTCTCCGACGCGCAGGCGGCGGGCAAGTACGCGCGCAGCGCGGTGGAGGCGGTCGTCGAGTACCTGTTCGTCGAGGTCTTCGGTCTGCCCGAGCCGTACCGGAGCGATCTCAACGCGCGGATGAACGACAACCAGTTCAAGCTGCGCACGTCCGTCGTGAACGCGAAGATGAACATCATCCGCCGAGTCGGCAATGACGCCGTCCACGAGAAGCGCAAGCTCTCGTCGCGGGAGGCGCTCGAGCTGCTGCGGCACCTCTTCGACGTCGTGGTCTGGACCGTCAAGCACTACTCGACGTTCCCCGAGGCGGCGCCGCTCGGATCGCGGTTCGATGTCGAGATCGTGAAGCGCCGCGCGCCCCTCACGGCCGAGCAGCAGATCGCGCTCGCAAAGCGGATCAAGGCGGATCAGGAGGCCGCGGAACGGGCGCTCGCGGAGCGCGATGCGACTCTCGCCGAGCGCGACGCCGAGATCGCGCGGCTGCGGCAGCAGATCGCGGCGGCGCAGGCGGCGGACACGACTGCGGACAGTCACGACTATCGCGAGGACGACACTCGTCGTCAGCTCATCGACCTCCTCCTCCACGAGGCCGGATGGCCGCTCGATCAGCCCCGCGACCGCGAGTACAGGGTCGAGGGCATGCCGGTCATCCCCGGCGTGAACGAGTCGGGCGTCGGGTACGTCGACTACGTGCTGTGGGGCGCCGACGGGCTTCCGCTCGCGCTCGTCGAGGCGAAGCGCACGATCAAAGATCCGGCTGCCGGCGGCCCGCAGGCGAAGCTCTACGCGGACCGGCTGGAGGCGGTCACGGGGCGGCGACCCGTCATCTTCCTGTCCAACGGTGATCGGCACCAGATCTGGGACGACGCCGCCGGCTATCCGCCGCGCGCCGTCGCCGGTTTCTACACGCGCGACGAGCTGGAGCTGATGGTCCGGCGCCGCGCGCTCCGGCGGCCGCTCACGGCCGCGCCCGTCGACACGGCCATCGCTGGGCGTCCGTACCAGCTCCGCGCGATCGCGAAGGTCGGGGAGCATTTCGATGCGCTCCAGCGCAGGGCGCTGCTGGTCATGGCGACCGGCACCGGGAAGACGCGCACCACTGTCGCGCTCGTCAAGCAGCTCATGGCGCAGGGCTGGGTCAAGCGCGTGCTGTTCCTCGCCGACCGGACCGCGCTCGTCAGTCAGGCCGGGCGGGCGTTCTCCGAGCACCTTCCCGACGTCGCCACCGCGAATCTCACGTCTGACAGGGTCACCAAGGGCCGCGTCTACCTCTCCACCTATCCGACGATGATGAATCTCGTCGAGGGCGACCGGGGCCCGCGCGGCGAACGGCGGTTCGGGCCGGGGTTCTTCGATCTCATCGTCATCGACGAGGCGCATCGCTCGGTGTACCAGAAGTACGGCGCGCTGTTCGACTGGTTCGACGGGCTGCTGCTCGGTCTGACCGCCACGCCCGTGGACGACATCGCGCGGAGCACGTACCGGCTGTTCGGCCTCGAGCCCGGCGTGCCCACAGACTCGTACCCGCTCGATGAGGCGATCGCGGACGGTTACCTCGTCGGGCCGGAGGGCTACTCATATGACCTCGGCTTCCACCGCCGTGGCGTGCGCTACGACGACCTCTCTGAGGAGGAGCGGGAGGAGTGGGACACCCTGGATTGGGACGAGGAGAGCGACCACGACGACCCGCCGATCGAGGTCGAGGCGGCCCGGGTCTTCCGCACGCTCTTCAACGCCGACACGGTCGACAAGGCGCTTGCCGAGCTCATGACCCATGGCCACCGGGTGGCGGGAGGTGACCGACTCGGCAAGACGATCGTCTTCGCGAAGAATCAGCGCCACGCGGATTTCATCAAGGAGCGGTTCGATGCGCAGTACCCCCACCTCGGTGGGGACTTCGCGCAGGTGATCACACACGCGTCCTCGTACGCGCAGCGCCTCATCGACGACTTCTCACAGCCGGCAAAGGCCCCGCACATCGCGATCAGCGTCGACATGCTCGACACCGGCATCGACGTGCCCGAGGTGCTCAATCTCGTGCTGTTCAAGGAGGTGCACTCGAAGACCAAATTCTGGCAGATGATCGGGCGCGGAACGCGGCTGGCACCGGGGGTGTTCGGCGACACGGGCGACCCATCGACGGACGACAAGTCGGGCTTCCGGGTCTTCGACTTCTGCGGCAACCTCGACTTCTTCCGGATGGAGCCCGCCGATCGCGCTGCTTCGGTGCCGGCATCACTGGGCAGCCGACTCTTCGCGACGCGCGCGGCGCTCGTCAGCAGGATCGCCCCGGGTACGGACGACGCGGAGGCCCGCGCCTCTGCCGCCGCGTGGCTGAGCGAGTTCGTCGCCGGGATTCCCGCGGAGTCGTTCGTTGCGCGCCCGCACCGGGAGCTCATCGAGCGATACCGGGACATCGCGGCGTGGCAGGCGCCGATCGGCGCGGTCGAGGCGGGAGACGTCGCCGCCGCGCTGGGCGGCATGCCGACGGCGGTTGCCGACGACGACGAGCAGGCGAAGAGGTTCGACCTGCTCCTGCTGCGCCGTGAGCTAGGTGTGATGTCCAGGTAGGTTGTTTTCGATCCTGCTGATAGGCGGGCCTCCGATCGCGGAGTGGTGCCTGTGATGATTGTAGAAGTGCAACCAACCCGGAAGCGCCGCGCGGCGCTCGGCTTCTGATCCGTAGAACCGGGCATATGCCCAACCATCGGCGAGGGTGCGGTGGAACCGCTCGATCTTCCCATTCGTCTGCGGCCGGTAGGGGCGGGTCTTCTTCGCCGTGATTCCGAGCTGGGTGCAGGTATCGCGCCAGGCATATGACTTGTAGGCGGAGCCGTTGTCCGAGAGGACACGCTTGACGCGGACGCCACGGTCGGCGAACCAGGCGACGGCGCGGCGCAGGACACCGATCGCGGTGTCCGCTTTCTCGTCCGAGCAGATCTCGGCGTAGGCGACGCGGGAGTGGTCGTCGATGACGGTGTGAACGAACGCGGTGCCCAGGCGCGGCTCATAGCGGTGGTTCCGGCTCTGCAGACGGGTAGCGGTGGCCTCGCGGTTGCGCTCGCCCTGGACTCGGCCGACGTAACGGTGCCCGCCGCCATCGGGGATGTTGCCGAACTTGGTGACGTCGACGTGGAGCAGCGAGCCGGGATGATCATGCTCGTACCGGCGGATCGGCTCACCGCTGACCCGGTCGATATGGCTGAGTCTGTTGATCCGGCATCGCACCAGGACTGCGTGGACGGTCGAGGCGGGCAGACCGAGCTCGCCAGCGATCTGGACCGGGCCGAGACGGCGTCGCCACCTCGCTTTCACGATCTTCTTGACCACGGGCAGCGGTGTCCTCGCCGGCATCGACCGTGGGCGGCTCGATCGGTCCGTCATCCCGGTCGGCCCCTCGGCTCGGAACCGGGCAGCCCACTTCCTGGCTGTGACGGGCGAGACCATGAACATCTTCGCCGCCAGGGACGGCGGCCAGCCGTCCTCGACGATCAGGCGCGCCAGCCGAAGACGAGCGCGTGGTGTCAGGGCAGCGTTAGCGTGGGACATGAGGGCCTCCTGGTTCGTGAAGCGGTTGAACTCAACAGCTCCACTTCATAACCGGAGGCCCTCGCCCATCAGCTCCTCACAGCCGTGTCGCCGAAACAACGTCCCTGGACATCACAGCTAGGGCGTGTTGATCAAGAAGGTGCGGGGTGGCCAGCCGCCGTGAGTTGCGCGGGAGAATGGGCGTGTGAAGATCCAGGTGCTGCATATCGAGGATTGCCCGAATTGGCAGGAGGCGGGCGATCGAGTACGGCTGGTGCTCGACTCGATCGGACGGGGCGATGTTCCGGTGGAGTTCGTGTTGATCCGCACCGAGGCTGAGGCGGTGAGCTCTGGTTTCGCGGGCTCGCCCACGATTCTTCTGGACGGTCAGGACTTGTTCCCGTCCCAGGGGAACACTGCCGACTTGGCGTGCAGGGTCTATCTGACCGAGCGCGGCTTTGCGGGTGCGCCGACGGTGGGACAGCTTGAGCGCACGCTGCAGGAGCGCGAAGCGCTCAGCGGAGATCGGTCTTGATCCAGATCAGCGCCGCGGCGAGGCTGACGGCGGCTCGGTAGTTGCGGGCGAGTTTGTCCGAGCGCATCGCGATGCCGCGCCACTGCTTGAGACGGTTGAAGCAGCGTTCTACGACGTTGCGTCCCTTGTAGCGTTCCTTCTGCTTGTCGCCGAAAGCGATCGGCCGGCCCGGCTTCTTGCGGCGGTGCGCGATCTGGTCGTCCCGCTCGGGGATGGTCGCCGCGATCCTCCGGTCGCGGAGCCAGGCGCGGTTCGCCCTTGAGGGGTACCCCTTGTCGGCGAGCACCCGGTCGGGGCGGGTGCGGGGGCGGCCCTTCCCGTCGCGGGGAACGCGGATGTTCTCCAGCACCGCGCTCATCATCGTGGTGTCGTTGATGTTCCCGGCGGTGATCATCATGCTCAGCGGCCGGCCGCGCCCGTCGCAGACCAGGTGCAGTTTGGTCGTCAGCCCGCCGCGGGAGCGTCCGATCCCGTGATCAGGCGGCTCGGACCACGGATTCTTGTGATTCGGCACAGCCCCCTGTGTCCCGGGCGAGGGTCGCGCCGTGCTGATGCACGCGCGCGATCGTGGAGTCGATCGAGACGACCCAGTCGATTTCCCCAGCGGCGTCGGCCTGCTTCTGCACCTCGGTGAGCAGCTTCTGCCAGGTGCCGTCCCCGGCCCACCGGTTGAACCGCTTGTAGATCGAGTTCCACTTCCCGAACCGTTCCGGAACGTCACGCCACGGCGCACCGGTCCGGTACTTCCACGCCATCCCCTCGATAGCGAGCCGGTGATCCGTCCACGGCCGCGACCGACCGGTCACCGTCGGCATCAACGGCTCCATCACGGCCCACACCTCGTCAGAGATCTCCTGTCGCGTCACCGTTCAAGACTCACCCACCGAGGAGCGGAACCTCTTGATCAACACGCCCTAGCTGTGATGTCCAGGTAGGTTGTTTTCGATCCTGCTGATAGGCGGGCCTCCGATCGCGGAGTGGTGCCTGTGATGATTGTAGAAGTGCAACCAACCCGGAAGCGCCGCGCGGCGCTCGGCTTCTGATCCGTAGAACCGGGCATATGCCCAACCATCGGCGAGGGTGCGGTGGAACCGCTCGATCTTCCCATTCGTCTGCGGCCGGTAGGGGCGGGTCTTCTTCGCCGTGATTCCGAGCTGGGTGCAGGTATCGCGCCAGGCATATGACTTGTAGGCGGAGCCGTTGTCCGAGAGGACACGCTTGACGCGGACGCCACGGTCGGCGAACCAGGCGACGGCGCGGCGCAGGACACCGATCGCGGTGTCCGCTTTCTCGTCCGAGCAGATCTCGGCGTAGGCGACGCGGGAGTGGTCGTCGATGACGGTGTGAACGAACGCGGTGCCCAGGCGCGGCTCATAGCGGTGGTTCCGGCTCTGCAGACGGGTAGCGGTGGCCTCGCGGTTGCGCTCGCCCTGGACTCGGCCGACGTAACGGTGCCCGCCGCCATCGGGGATGTTGCCGAACTTGGTGACGTCGACGTGGAGCAGCGAGCCGGGATGATCATGCTCGTACCGGCGGATCGGCTCACCGCTGACCCGGTCGATATGGCTGAGTCTGTTGATCCGGCATCGCACCAGGACTGCGTGGACGGTCGAGGCGGGCAGACCGAGCTCGCCAGCGATCTGGACCGGGCCGAGACGGCGTCGCCACCTCGCTTTCACGATCTTCTTGACCACGGGCAGCGGTGTCCTCGCCGGCATCGACCGTGGGCGGCTCGATCGGTCCGTCATCCCGGTCGGCCCCTCGGCTCGGAACCGGGCAGCCCACTTCCTGGCTGTGACGGGCGAGACCATGAACATCTTCGCCGCCAGGGACGGCGGCCAGCCGTCCTCGACGATCAGGCGCGCCAGCCGAAGACGAGCGCGTGGTGTCAGGGCAGCGTTAGCGTGGGACATGAGGGCCTCCTGGTTCGTGAAGCGGTTGAACTCAACAGCTCCACTTCATAACCGGAGGCCCTCGCCCATCAGCTCCTCACAGCCGTGTCGCCGAAACAACGTCCCTGGACATCACACCTAGCGCAACTCGAGGGGGACGAGGCGACCGCGCGTCGCATGCGCGACAACGTGCAGCAGGTGGCGAGGCTGCTGCTCGAGAAGCTCGCGGTCCCCCAGGTCGCGGACCAGGCAGAGCTTCTCGAGGCGCTCACGAGCGACGAATGGTGGGAGGGCGTCACGCTGGCGATGCTCGAGCACGCGCGACGCGCGATCCGAGGCCTCGTGCAGTTCCTCGACAGGAAGAAGCGCAAGGTCGTGGTCGTGGACTGGGCAGACGATCTGGGCGAGCGGCGCGGCGTCGACCTCCCGATCGTCGCCGTCGGGGTCGACCAGGCTCGCTTCCGCGAGAAGGTCACGGCATACATCCGCGCGCACCGCGATCACCTCGCTATCCAGAGACTGCGCCGCAATCTGCCGCTGACCGAGACGGACCTCGGCGAACTCGAGCGCATCCTCATCGAGCAGGGGGAGGGCACGCCGGAGGCTCTCGCCAGGGTGACGGGCGATCGAGGACTCGGCATCTTCGTCCGCTCGCTGGTCGGTCTCGACCGCTCGGCGGCCGAAGCCGCGTTCTCCGCCCGACTGGCATTCGGCGGCCTGACCTCGGGTCAGATGGAGTTCCTGCGCATGGTGGTGGACGAGCTCACCAGCAGAGGCGAGATGGACCCGAGGCGCCTCTTCGACAGCCCCTACACGGATCGCGAGTCCACGCGCATCGACGTCGTCTTCCCTGACGAGGAACACCAGCGGATTGTCGTGGACGTTCTCCGCGAGATCGAGGCGTCCGCCACGCCCGCCGCCTGACGCGGGCGGGCGCGTCAGGGGCGCTCGGTAGGATCGACGGGTAACGCACCCGATCAGAGGGGGAACCGTGCCGGGCATCGTCATCGTGGGCGTCCAGTGGGGAGACGAGGGCAAGGGCAAGGCGACCGACCTGCTCGGCGATCGCACCGACTGGGTCGTCAAGTTCAACGGCGGCAACAACGCCGGCCACACCGTCGTCATCGGCGACGAGAAGTACGCCCTGCACCTGCTGCCCTCAGGCATCCTCTCGCCGGGCGTGAACGCGGTCATCGGCAACGGCGTGGTCATCGACCTCGAGGTGCTCTTCGCGGAGCTCGACGCGCTGTCGGCCCGCGGCGTCGACATCTCGAAGCTCAAGGTGAGCGCCAGCGCGCACCTCATCACGCACTACCACCGCACGCTCGACAAGGTCACCGAGCGCTTCCTCGGCAAGAAGCAGATCGGCACGACCGGCCGCGGCATCGGGCCCGCGTACGCCGACAAGATCAGCCGCGTCGGCATCCGGGTGCAGGACCTCTTCGACGAGTCGATCCTGCGCCAGAAGGTGGAGGGCGCGCTCGACCAGAAGAACCACCTGCTCGTGAAGGTCTTCAACCGCCGCGCGATCACGGTCGACGAGATCGTCGACGACCTGCTGTCGTACGCCGAGCGGCTGCGCCCCATGGTGGCCGACACGGGCTACCTGCTCGACGAGGCCCTCAAGCGCGGCGAGGTCGTGGTGTTCGAGGGCGGCCAGGCCACCATGCTCGACGTCGACCATGGCACGTACCCGTACGTGACGTCGTCGTCGGCCACGGCCGGCGGCGCCGCGACGGGATCGGGGGTGGGCCCGAACCGGCTCGACCGGATCGTCGGCATCGTCAAGGCCTACACGACGCGCGTGGGCGCCGGTCCCTTCCCGACCGAGCTGTTCGACGAGCAGGGCGACTGGCTGCGCGCGAAGGGCTTCGAGTTCGGCACCACGACGGGCCGCCCGCGCCGCGTGGGCTGGTACGACGCGCCCATCACGCGCTACGCGACCCGGATCAACGGCATCACCGACCTGGTGATGACCAAGCTCGACGTGCTCACCGGGCTCGAGCAGATCCCCGTCTGCGTGGCGTACGACGTGGACGGCGAGATCTTCGACGAGGTGCCGGTCAACCAGTCCGACTTCCACCACGCCAAGCCCGTGCTGCAGCACTTCCCGGGCTGGAGCGAGGACATCTCGGGCTGCCGCACCTTCGAGGAGCTGCCGCAGACGGCCCAGGACTACGTGCTCGCGCTCGAGGCGATGAGCGGCACGCGCATCTCGGTGATCGGCGTCGGCCCCTCGCGCGACGCCGTCATCGTGCGCCACGACCTCGTGGACTGAGCAGCCGCCGGGTCGAGACCACGCCCGCGGCGGGGCAGGATGGGCGCATGAGGTTCTTCATCGGCGGGCGCGGATCGGACATGGGCGGCGAGGGCGTCGGGATCGGCGTGGTGACCGCGGGCGAGGCCGACTCGCCGCTCGCGTCGGGCGCGCTGGCGCACCGCGGCGACGCCGTCGAGGCCCTCTCGCCCACGTGGCTCACCCGCCACCCCTCGGCGCCGGTGGTGTACGCGGCGCTCGAGGGCGAGCAGCGGGTAGCGGCCTTCCGGCGCACGGGCGAGGCGACGCTGGAGCCGATCGGATCGGTGGAGGCCGGCGAGGCGGTCTGCCACGTCGCCGTTGCGCCCGACGGCTCGCGGCTCGTCGCCTCGTGCTGGGGCGACGGCCGCGTGGTGCACGTGCCTCTCGCGCGCGACGGCCGCCTCGGCGAGCCCGCCCTCGCCCCCGCGGCGCGCGATCCGTACCGCCCCGCCGATCCGGTCTCGTCGGTCCCGGGGGACGACGCCGCCGATCCCGTCGCGGCGGGCGAGGACCCGGCGGACATCGCCGCGCGGCTGCTGCGGCAGGCCTCGGGCGAGGACGAGCCCTCGCTGCCCGACTGGTCGGGCGCCGTCGACCTGGGCGCGCTCGTGTCGGGCGGCGGCGATCCGTCGCGCATCGCGGCGATGCTGGCCGGCACCGACGACGGCTCCGACCCGGCGGCCGAGCTGCGGGCGCTGCTCGGCGGCAGGACCGGCCCCTTCGATGATCCGGCCGTGCGGGGGCTCCTCGCCGCGCGCGCCGGCACGGCGCCCGACGCCCCGGACCCGTCCGAGCCGCGCCCCTCGCGCGCCCACGCGGCGCTGTTCCTGCCGGACGGGCGCATCGCGACCACCGACCTCGGATACGACCTCGTGCGCTTCTGGCGGGTCGGGCCGCGCGGCCTCGTACCCGACCACGAGGTCGTGCTGCCCTTCGGCTCCGGGCCGCGTCACATGGTGCTGCACCCGAGCGGCTTCCTGCACGTGGTCACCGAGCTCTCGTGCGAGGTGTTCGTGCTCGCGCAGGGCCCCGACGGGCGCTGGAGCCTGCGCGCCGGAGCGCAGACCGGCGCCGCCGAGGGCGACGCGGCCGCGGAGCTCGCCGCCTCGCGCGACGGCCGGTACCTGTACGCGGGCCTGCGCGGCAGCGACACGATCTCGGTGCTGCGCGTGGGCGGTGACGGCGATCGGCTCGAGCGGGTCGCGCTCGCCGAGTCGGGGATCGTCAAGCCGCGGCACCACGTGCTCGTGCGCGACACCCTGCTGGTCGCGGGACAGGGATCGGACGAGATCGTGTCGCTTCCCGTCGACGAGCGCACCGGCTTCCCGGGCCGGGTCCGCCAGCGCCTGGCCTACCCCGCGCCGACCTGCCTCCTGCCCGTCGCCTGATCCGAGGCCGGAGACCGGCCCGACGTCGGTACGCTCGGAGCATGACGGCTGCCGGTGAGGACCCCCGCGAGACCCTGCTGCGCCTGCGCGCCAGCATCGACAACATCGACGCGGCGCTGATCTATCTGCTGGCCGAGCGGTTCCGCGCCACGCAGCAGGTGGGCCACCTCAAGGCCGCGCACAACATGCCCGCGTCCGACCCGGGCCGCGAGGAGCGCCAGGTCGCGCGCCTGCGCGAGCTCGCCGAGGCCGCGCACCTCGACCCGGAGTTCGCGGAGAAGTGGTTCAAGTTCGTGGTGGCCGAGGTCATCCGCCACCACGTCGCCGCGGGCGCCGAGGAGAACGAGCGGCCGTAGGCTCGACGCCGTACCGAGCAAGGGAGCAGCATGACGGACGACATCAAGAAGGGGCTCGCGGGGGTCGTCGTCGACCACACCGCGATCTCGAAGGTCAACCCCGAGACGAACAGCCTGCTGTACCGCGGCTACCCGGTGCAGGAGCTGGCGGCGACGCAGCCGTTCGAGGCCGTGGCGCACCTGCTGTGGCACGGCGAGCTGCCGACCGACGAGGAGCTGGCCGCCTTCCGCGCCGCCGAGCGGCAGCACCGCGCGCTGACCCCCGAGGTCCGTGCGGTGATCGATCTGCTGCCGCTCGAGGCGCACCCGATGGACGAGGTGCGCACGGCCGTCAGCGTGATCGGCGCCGGCGACACCGCCGGGGCGTCCGCCCTGAAGGCCGTGGGCACGCCGGAGGAGAACCTCGAGCGCAGCAAGCGCCTGTTCGCGATGCAGCCGGCGATCGTCGCCTACGGGCAGCGCCGGCGCCGCGGCCAGGAGCTGATCGAGCCCCGCGACGACCTCGACTATGCCGCGAACTTCCTCTGGATGACGTTCGGCGAGGAGGCCCACCCGACCGTCGTCGACGCGTTCAACCGCTCGATGATCCTGTACGGCGAGCACTCGTTCAACGCCTCGACCTTCACCGCCCGCGTCATCACCTCGACGCTGAGCGATCTGTACTCCGCCGTCGTCGGCGCGATCGGCGCCCTCAAGGGCCCGCTCCACGGCGGCGCCAACGAGGCCGTGCTCGACATCTTCGACGAGATCGGCGAGGCGTCGAACGTGGTCCCGTGGCTCGAGAGGGCGCTCGCCGAGAAGCGCAAAATCATGGGCTTCGGCCACCGCGTGTACAAGCGCGGCGACTCGCGCGTTCCCACGATGCAGGCCGCGCTCGAGAGCCTCGCGGAGCACTACGACCGGCCCGACGTGCTCGAGCTGTATCGCACCCTCGAGCGCGAATTCGTCGAGCGCAAGGGCATCTACCCCAACCTCGACTACCCGTCGGGCCCGGCCTACAGCCTGATGGGCTTCGACACGCTCACGTTCACGCCGCTGTTCATCGCCGCCCGCATCACGGGCTGGACCGCGCACGTCATGGAGCAGCAGGCGTCCAATGCGCTGATCCGCCCCCTCGCCGCCTATAACGGCCCCGACGAGCGGCACATCGAGGGCTACGTGCCCACCGAGGCCGAGCTCGAGGCGCTGCAGCGCGAGGCCGAGTCGGCCTGAGCCGCGCGCACACGCACAGATCTCGCGACATCTCCCAGGATCCGGTCGGATTCCTGTGACGAAGCGCGAGATCTGTGCGTGAAGGCGCGCCCGCCGGCGCAACGCGCTAGACCGTGGCCTTGCGCAGTGTGAGGTAGGCGCCGACGGCGATCACGGCGGTGAGCGCCAGCCCGTAGAGCGTGAACGCGAGCGGGCCGAGGCCGGCGAAGAACTCGATGATCGGCGGCCACGATCCGGTGCGCGTGATGATGAAGATGGCGATCACCAGCGCCAGCGCGAGGGCCGTCATCACGATGCTCAGCACGAGGGTGCCGAACCGCTTGTAGAGCGTCGCGATCCAGAACCCGATCACGAACAGGAACAGCGTGATCGTGAAGTACGACAGCCACGCCGACGCCCATCCGGGCTCGAACAGCCACGGCAGGTAGGCGAACATGCCGTTCATCCCGTAGCCTCCGGTCGCCTGTTCGATGAGCGCGAGCACGAGGAACAGCGACGCCATCAGGGCAGAGCCGATCGCACCGAACATCACCGTGCCGACGAAGAACTCCCGGCGCGTGACGCTCATCGCCTGCGAGAACGGGAACGACAGGGTCATCGCCTGGATCCCCAGCGCGGCGAAGTACCACAGCGGCGCGTTCGCGGCGCCCGTCGGCTTCACCCCGTCCCCGGGGATCATCGCGAAGATGAACAGGCAGATCACGAGCGTCCCGGCCAGGATCAGCAGGGGCACCCAGATCAGCGACTGGGAGTTGATCAGCTGCAGGCGCACGACGTTGAGCGTGCGGCTTCGGGTCCCGCTGCGGGCGGGCGCGGCGACGGCGGTCATCGCAGGGCTCCTTCGGTCTCGGTGGGGATCTCGTTCAGGTCGCCGGAGGGGGATGCCGATCCGGATCCCCGCTGCG
This genomic interval from Microbacterium sediminis contains the following:
- a CDS encoding lactonase family protein; this translates as MRFFIGGRGSDMGGEGVGIGVVTAGEADSPLASGALAHRGDAVEALSPTWLTRHPSAPVVYAALEGEQRVAAFRRTGEATLEPIGSVEAGEAVCHVAVAPDGSRLVASCWGDGRVVHVPLARDGRLGEPALAPAARDPYRPADPVSSVPGDDAADPVAAGEDPADIAARLLRQASGEDEPSLPDWSGAVDLGALVSGGGDPSRIAAMLAGTDDGSDPAAELRALLGGRTGPFDDPAVRGLLAARAGTAPDAPDPSEPRPSRAHAALFLPDGRIATTDLGYDLVRFWRVGPRGLVPDHEVVLPFGSGPRHMVLHPSGFLHVVTELSCEVFVLAQGPDGRWSLRAGAQTGAAEGDAAAELAASRDGRYLYAGLRGSDTISVLRVGGDGDRLERVALAESGIVKPRHHVLVRDTLLVAGQGSDEIVSLPVDERTGFPGRVRQRLAYPAPTCLLPVA
- a CDS encoding bifunctional 2-methylcitrate synthase/citrate synthase — its product is MTDDIKKGLAGVVVDHTAISKVNPETNSLLYRGYPVQELAATQPFEAVAHLLWHGELPTDEELAAFRAAERQHRALTPEVRAVIDLLPLEAHPMDEVRTAVSVIGAGDTAGASALKAVGTPEENLERSKRLFAMQPAIVAYGQRRRRGQELIEPRDDLDYAANFLWMTFGEEAHPTVVDAFNRSMILYGEHSFNASTFTARVITSTLSDLYSAVVGAIGALKGPLHGGANEAVLDIFDEIGEASNVVPWLERALAEKRKIMGFGHRVYKRGDSRVPTMQAALESLAEHYDRPDVLELYRTLEREFVERKGIYPNLDYPSGPAYSLMGFDTLTFTPLFIAARITGWTAHVMEQQASNALIRPLAAYNGPDERHIEGYVPTEAELEALQREAESA
- a CDS encoding chorismate mutase; translated protein: MTAAGEDPRETLLRLRASIDNIDAALIYLLAERFRATQQVGHLKAAHNMPASDPGREERQVARLRELAEAAHLDPEFAEKWFKFVVAEVIRHHVAAGAEENERP
- a CDS encoding adenylosuccinate synthase, which gives rise to MPGIVIVGVQWGDEGKGKATDLLGDRTDWVVKFNGGNNAGHTVVIGDEKYALHLLPSGILSPGVNAVIGNGVVIDLEVLFAELDALSARGVDISKLKVSASAHLITHYHRTLDKVTERFLGKKQIGTTGRGIGPAYADKISRVGIRVQDLFDESILRQKVEGALDQKNHLLVKVFNRRAITVDEIVDDLLSYAERLRPMVADTGYLLDEALKRGEVVVFEGGQATMLDVDHGTYPYVTSSSATAGGAATGSGVGPNRLDRIVGIVKAYTTRVGAGPFPTELFDEQGDWLRAKGFEFGTTTGRPRRVGWYDAPITRYATRINGITDLVMTKLDVLTGLEQIPVCVAYDVDGEIFDEVPVNQSDFHHAKPVLQHFPGWSEDISGCRTFEELPQTAQDYVLALEAMSGTRISVIGVGPSRDAVIVRHDLVD
- a CDS encoding type I restriction-modification enzyme R subunit C-terminal domain-containing protein; this encodes MRDNVQQVARLLLEKLAVPQVADQAELLEALTSDEWWEGVTLAMLEHARRAIRGLVQFLDRKKRKVVVVDWADDLGERRGVDLPIVAVGVDQARFREKVTAYIRAHRDHLAIQRLRRNLPLTETDLGELERILIEQGEGTPEALARVTGDRGLGIFVRSLVGLDRSAAEAAFSARLAFGGLTSGQMEFLRMVVDELTSRGEMDPRRLFDSPYTDRESTRIDVVFPDEEHQRIVVDVLREIEASATPAA